Within the Catalinimonas niigatensis genome, the region GGAATCATTATTTCTTTGGGGCTGCTTGGTGTTTTTATGCTGGCCTACTTTGTTCCCCTCGGGATAGATGCCCAAGTCATGTATTATGGATTTATTATTCTGGTCATATTATCTGCTGTCTTTGGTCTTTGGTATAACATCAGCAAACGTAAGTACTACAGAGAGTTCAGAAGAAGAGAAATTGGATTTTAGAGTACACGCTCGCTGGTAAAAGTTGCTGAATTAGTACGTGCTATGGATAAATAAACTTATGATCGTTCCAAATTAAAATTAGAACACTCAGCATTTCCGTATCCGTAATAGTGGAGTGTGTGCTTTCTCCAAATGGTTTTATCATTAGCACTTACAATTGGATATCCATGGCAGACAGACCAAAATTTTAATGACTGATAAGCAACAAATTCATCAACACTTACACTTCGTTATTCATTTCTAAGGCTATCTACCGGATTGCTCTTGGCTGCCGTAAAAGATTTATAACCTACTGTGATCCAGGCTATTATCAATGAGGAAATAAAAGCAGCAACAAAAAACCAGCCTGAAAGCGGGATGCGAAATTCAAAAGTCTCCAGCCAGGCCTGCATGGCAAAGTAACTGAGTGGTGCAGCTAATAAGAAAGCGATGAATACCAGTAAAGTAAATTCTTTGGAGAAAAGATAAATGATTTGGTTTACCGTTGCTCCCAGGGTTTTTCTAACGCCTATTTCTTTACGGCGCTGTAACGCCAGATAGGAGACCAATCCAAAAAGTCCCAGGCTACCAATAAAGATAGAGATGAAAGAGAAAATCTTGAAATGCTGATACATGATATCTTCAATGATGTAAAATGCATTCATTTCAAAATAGTCGTTGAGAGAAACCGCCGTATAAAAATGATCCGGATAAAGGGCTTCCCAGGCATCCTGCACAAAAGTAAGTTCATGCGCTGCCCTGGTTTCGTTAAGGCTAATGGCTGCCGTATATCCCCAGCTTATACCGTAAAATAATAAGCAGGGATGCACATCTTCATGCAGCGTAGCATTGAAAAAGTCTTCTACCACCCCCACCACTACCGCACGCTGATCGTTATTAATCTTTACTGTCTGGCCGATAGCTTCTTCAGCAGAAGAAAAACCCAGTATTTGTATAGCTTTTTCGTTCAGCAGAATATTAGGTGATGCAGCACTATCCTCCTGATTGACTTTATCATTCTCCATCAGATTACGTCCTGCAATCAGATCAATATCGTATGTTTCCAGATAAAAGGGATCAATAAACTTCTGCTCAATCCCGTACTTTTCTGCTTCACCCTGCTGTGGATTGTAGATGTTTGTCCAACTGTTGCTTCCGGCAATGGGTGGACCGGAATTAAAGGAAACATGATTCACGATACTTTGGGCAGTGATATTATTCCTTAGGGTCTCAATTTTTTGCTGATCATTTTCCGGAATAAAGACGATCATCATATTATTCTTTTCAAAGCCCAAATCACGCTGATGTACATAACGCATTTGCATAGCCACCACGATGGTTCCTAAGATAAGCACCTGCGAAATGACAAATTGAACTACAACCAATGACTTTCTCAAAGAAATCTTACCGGCAAAACCTGTGTTTTTGGCAGTAATAGATTGTTTAAGCGCTTCTGCCGGACGGAAGCTTGCCAGTACATGTGCAGGATAATAGCCTGCCAGAAAAGTAATCAATAAAGACAGGGCAATCAGGAAGTAAATTACTGTGCTGTCTATTTGCAGTCCAAAGTCAATTACTACTGATAGATACTGGTTGAATGCAAGTACAAATTCATGCGCCAGATACAGGCCAATCAGCGATGCTATGATAGTAAGGAGCAGCGTTTCTGACATATATTGGACTATGAGTTGCCTTTTCAAACTACCCAAAGCTTTTCTGATGCCAATTTCTTTGGCCCTTTTGAAAGACTGAGCTGTGGCCAGATTGATAAAGTTTATACAAGCGGTCAGCAGTACGATGATTGCCATAGTAACAAAGGCAATGATCAAAACACTAGGAGTAGCATAGGTAGTTCCGCCATATTGCTCATCAGTATGTACATCTGCCAGCGCCTGCAAATGATAGGTTCTACGTTCGGCTGCCTCTTCATTAAAGTATTTGTCAACAAAACCTTCCAGTTGTTCTTCCAGTCTCTGCTTGGGAAAATTATCCGGAAGGGTTACAAAAGTATAACTGCCAGAACTTGTGCTGTACCAGTTGGATGACCATTCCGGGTTCAATTTTTCAAAAGCCTGGAAAGATAACAGCATCCGGAAGGTGACATTCGTATTGCGTGGTATATCTTCCAGAATAGCAGATATCCTGTAGGGTTGCTTTTCCACGATGACAGTTTTTCCTATAAGTGCCTGATAATCATGGCGATACTGATTGCCAAAAAACTTATCTGCCAGCTCTCGACTCAGCACCACCTCGTCGGGTGTACTTAGCAGGCCTTCAGTCTGTCCTGCAAGAATGTCATAATCAAAAGTTTTTAAAAAGTAAGCATCAGCATAAGCAAGATCATCTTCTTCAAATTTTGCCGTACTACCTGCTTCATCAGGAATCTGAACAATCACATTCAACTCATTAAAAACCTGCGTCACCGTTTCTAATTCAGGAAAGTCATTGCGCAGAGCTTTGGCTACAGGGAAAGAGACGTAACCACTATAATCAATACCATTAGCTCCCCGGTACTGGTCTACCAGACGGTAGGTACGTTCTGCTTTACGATGATAGGAATCAAAGCTATATTCATGTTTTACGAATGCATAAATGGAGATACAACAGGCTATGCTTAGTGCCAAACCAGCAACGTTGATGATTGTATTGAATTTGTTGCGGCGCAGATTGCGAAGTGTAGTAGTAAAGTAATTCTTGAACATATGCTTGGATATGATTGATGATTATGTACAATAAATTATCTGAGAGGAAAACATTTAGCGGATATCAATTTTAAATCTGTTTATTCCTTAATCTGAAATTTACTGATCTCTTTCGGCTAATTCTGTCAAATAAATTTATTCACTAGAAAAACTTAAACCAGTTGATGTCACCTTCAAGTCAGTTATAGAAAAAATATGCCAATGTGAAAAACTGCCTTTTTTCACCAAAATGAGCATTTATGATTACCTAGAATGTCCATATATGAACAATTATGTCCAGGATTGGACACCAGAAATCTTAATAAAAGTTGATTTCTCTCATCGGATGACAACTTTTTTCTTCTTATTTAATCTTTATTCATGCTTAATAATATCATGTAATAAGAAATAGAAATGTGCCAGTCTCTGGACTTTTATTCACTGCTTATTTTTATTTATTTATAGTATTAATAAAATCTATCTAACAAAACAGAATTTTTGTTGCGTTTTAGATATTGATACTAAATGTTTATTAAAAATCAGGGTATGAATAGTATTGAGATCAATGGGTTACAGTATTTTTTTTATTTGAGCTGGAACGCCCATTTTGATACTTCCAGTATCAGTTTTATTCCTAAAGGAGACAGCTTGGAAAGAATTATTCAGCAGAATATGGCCGCAGATAAGATACTGTATGACCTTTTTATCTTTCTGGATGAGTATTTCTTTGAACTAAGAAATCAATTTGATTTTTGTCCTCTGTTTCAAGAGACAGTGGAGCTATTTGAAATTCAAATTTTCAAAAAAGCCATTAGTACAAATGAGTTATCTGGTGTGATACATGCGTATTTAAGAGATGCTAATATCAGTACATAGATTAGATTGAGTAAGCAAAAAAAAATGTAAAATCACCTTTCAAAGAGTGCCTGATTTGCAATAAATGAGAACAACAAACGTTTTATAAAATAGCATATACGGGTCCGTGAGCCCTGTTTGAGTATTAATTCCCCAATCTGTAGTAATTTCATTCTCTTTCCCTCAATTCATACAATTCTTAAAAGGTATGAAAATTATATTTATGTAAGAAATCACAAGATTTTCTCATGAAATTAAGTGATTAATCTCTTTTGTCTTCCTATATGTTAATGCTGGTATCCTGCTTGAATACATTATGGAAACAAAAGGAAACATATGAAATTTATAAAATATACTCTTGCTTTTTTAATTTGGTCCACAGTGGTCATTTTTATCCTCCCCAGCGAAAGCTATTATATAGATTTAATTCAATCCTTTACCTTCCATGCCTTGCTGGTTTACCTGACAGTAACCATCGTGTTTGCACTAATGCGCTGGAAGTACGTTGCTGCTTCAGGAGTGGGCGTTTGTTTTTTGCTTGCTGTTCATTTGATGCCTCATATCAATAATGAAGTGAGTAGTGACTATACTGTGTATGGAAGACCTTTTAAAGTTGCTCACTTTAATGTTTTATATAATAACACTAGCTACAATGAAACATTGAGCCACGCTTTAAAAACAGATGCAGACATTATTTCTTTTCAGGAAGTAAGTGAAGCCTGGATATATGAGCTCATGGACGGTCTGGATCATGAATATCCTTACTTTGCCATTAGTGAACATGAAATACATGGTGTTGCCATATTTTCCAGGTATCCGCTGGAAAACCTAAAGACTTATCATTGGACCGGAGAGCCTAACCTTACCGGAGATATCATGTATGATGGGAACAAGGTTCATTTTGTAGCAACCCATACTTTGTCTCCCAGAGATCCTGAGCGGTTTGAAAACAGGAATGAGCATTTAAACAAAATCGCCGAATATGTGCAACAGCTTGAAGGACCAGTTCTGGCAATCGGTGATTTTAATGCCGTACCCTGGAACCAGCATATTGTACAGATCAAGCAAAGCACAGATCTTATGGACAGCAGAAAAAGTCTGACCAGTACCTTTCCTGCAAACTATGCTTTAGGCATTCCAATTGATTATATTTTTCATTCTGACGAATTAAATTGCTTAAACTTTGAAGCATTAGAAGCAGTTGGTTCAGATCACAAAGGAGTAATAGGTGAGTATGCTTTTACCTCTCCAAGTTTATTGGTTGATATGAACTAGCCTCACCGTTACGGAGATACATTACCTTTCCTCCAACGATTGTCCTATCAACTTGAATCTTTAATATTTGATCCTCTGGCACGATCATCAGGTTTTGAGAAAAAACTGTGAAGTCTGCCAGTTTTCCTTTTTCTATACTTCCCTTAATATCTTCTTCAAAAGCGCCATAGGCAGCATCCAGGGTATAAGATCTCAGGGCTTCATCGCGGGTCATCTTTTGATCAGGTTCATAACCCCCTTCCGGCTCTCCAGCTAATGTTTTTCTACTTACAGCAGCGTAAAAACTAGCCAGGGGATTGACAGGTTCTACCGGGGCATCACTACCGTTTACTATCTTTGCACCACTATCCAGAAGTTTCCTCCAGACATAAGCACCCTCAACAATTCTTTCTTGCCCTAATCTTTCAATAGCCCAGGGCCTGTCAGACGACATATGAATCGCTTGCATTGCCGGAATTACGCCTAATTGACCGAACCTGTGTATGTCATCAGCACTGATATGCTGGGCATGTTCGATTCTAAACCTATGGTCTTTGGCATGTTCTGGTTTTTCATTGAAAGCTTTTTCATAATGATCGAGCACTTCACGGTTGGCCCGATCACCGATGGCATGGGTACAGACCTGTAAACCACTTTCCAGCGCTTGGAGTGAAGTTTTGTAGATGTAATCCATCGGTGTAGTCTGATGACCAAACTGACCAGGCATATCGGTATATTCTTCCAACAGCCAGGCACCCCGTGAACCCAGAGCACCATCTGTATACAATTTGATGCTGCGAATGGTCAGAAAATTATTTCCCAGACCGATCGCAGGGCCGTTTTCATAATACTCATTCAGCAAAGTACTGTCACTTCCACTGATCATAGCCCACAACCTGACTTTCATTTTTCCTTCTTCAGCCAATTTGCGATAGAGAACCTCAATATCTTTGGTGATACCCGCATCCTGAAAAGAAGTAATGCCGTTTTCTAGACACTCCTGCATGGCCAGTTCAGCAGCTCTGATATTACCTTCCAGCGTTCTGATGGGAATATGTTCTTTAATTAGTCCCATCGCATTTTCGTTGAATATACCAGTAGGATTACCCATTGCATCTTTAATGATTTCACCTCCTTCTACTTCATCAATATTGGGTCCTTCTTTTGCAATATTAGCTATTCCTGCAATTTCCATTGCTTTGGCATTGGTCAGGGCTGCATGTCCACTGGCATGGCTGAGGTATACCGGATTGTCAGGAGCCACTTCACTCAGTCCGTGATGAGTAGGAAAACCTTTGACCATATTGGGAGCCAGAGAATCCCATTTATCCTGATGCCAGCCCCTTCCGGTAATCCATACGCCGGGACGGGTATTTTTAGCGGCTTCGGCAACCATCTCCAGCATTTCTTCATAGCTTTTAACCTGTAAGAGATCCAGGTTCATTTTATTCAAGCCTACCCCAATAAAGTGGGCATGTCCTTCTATCAAGCCTGGTGTCATTGTTTTGCCTTCAAGGTCAATCACTTCAGTGTTTTCTCCTATCCATCTTTTGATTCCTTCATTGTCACCCACATAGGCAATTGTATCACCTATCACCGCCACTGCTTCAGCTTTGGGCTGAGATTCATTCACGGTATAGATCTGGGCATTCGTGATGACAAGTGTGGCTTGCTGCTCTTGCTTTGAGCAAGCAAAAGCGAGCAGACCAACGATAAATACTGAGAAAATAGCAATGGATCGTGACATAGTTTGTTGGTGTAGCATGATGAAGCTTGAAATTACACCGAGCCTTTCGTTTTGCAAAATTTAATTCCAGCCAAAAAGTAAGGAAGCAAAAGAGGGAGTAAAAATTTTAGAATAATAAGATTCTTGCATTGACAATCAAAACACATGACTTTTGGCCATTAGGTGAGTGAAATCCACTCAAAATTTTTGAATGATTCACCTCCTGATTTAGCTGTCTCACAGGAAATAGGTTGTAGTTCACCCTCTAAATGGTGAAATTGACTCCCGAACTATTCAAAAAATCATGAAAAAAAGAAACTGGATTTTGATTGGGCTCTGGATCGTATTTCTATTGCCCATTATTTTTGTCATAGGAATTACTTTATCTGGTAAGAGCAGTTCTACCATTGAAATTAACCAAAGTAAATTAGATAAAATACTGGAGCAAGGAGATGCGAATGATCTTGTGGTGGTGAGAAACAAAAACCTTGTAGAGATTACGCTTACCCAAGAGGCTGTGAACAAAAGCGAGTATAGGAACCTGACTGAAGAACTCAATGCTTTTTCTATTAATAATGGTCCCCACTACCATGTGGATATAGCTAATTATGAAACATTTGATCAATACTTTACTGAAATACAAGAAAATATTCCTCTGGATAGCAGGATAGGTTACCGGGTAGAAGAGCGTTCGGGTATTGGCAGTTTTGTCATGAACTGGGGAGTCATTTTTGGACTTGTTACAACTATTCCTATTTTGATGATGTGGCTGGTTTTTAAGTTATTCTGGTCGGCAAAGCCTAGAGAGAAGCTTGCGCAAAGGACTGAAAAACTAAGCTCAAAAGAATCAGAACTGCTTGAAAATCATCAGCTGAATTTTCCTGTCAAAGTAGGAGATAGAACGATTTTTCTGGAAATGAATAGGATAGTGTCTTTTCAGGCCAAAGACAATTATGTGAATATCCTGGATATGGATGATCATCTTTATCTGACAGAGTATACCCTAAATGAATTGGAAGAAAAGCTTCCTACGCATTTTATACGCATTCATCGTTCCTATATTGTAAACAAGCTGCTGATCAAAGAAATCCGAAAACATTCAGGTAACAAATTCACCTTACTGCTCAACAGCAAAAAATCACAGCAGCTTGTCTCCAGTCAAAGTTATGCGCCTAAAATAAAAGAAATGATGAAAATTTAGGCAAACTCATATCCATCTACATCATCATAGCTAACGCCCAGTTTTTGAAGTACTTCGGGTGGGCTTCCCTGCCAATTATTGGCGGTATTGCCGATATATTGAAGGTCTTCAATACCTATTTTGCTGGTGAAGAATCCGGTAGCCACGAAATCCCTGAAGTTATTGAAAAAATTGACTCCCTGACTCATTTCAGGTTTGGCTGACTTTGGATAAGCGATCTGATCCAGCAACTGCTTTTGCTGTTGTTCAGAACAGGATACAAAGGTTTGCTCAAATTGCCTCAAACTTTCTATATCCAGCCAACGCAAACCTCCCCGCATACCTGTCTGATGCCAGGGCTGGTCTTTCATCATAAATTCTATGAATTCCGGTACACCAGCCTCTTCAGCATTTCCCGAACGATCATCAGCGGGAATGATAAGATTGGCTAATACGGTAACAGTTTGCATTTCATGCTCATTAAAGAACTCTTGCTCCATCAACTTTTGATCTGCTTCGCTGAGTTCATAATCTTCACGGACAGCATGCTGATGCTCTGGATTTTCAGCAACTTGTTCAGGCGATTCACAAGCTACCCAGGTCAAACTGGCCAGTGCAGCTGCACCGCCACCCATATATTTTAAAGAGGTACGGCGATCCATACCGTTTTTAGGCTTTTCCATAATTAGATATTTCCTTTCTTTTTCTGATCAATGATATACTCGGAGGTTCTCAATGAAAGCGCCAAAATCGTCCAGGTTGGATTTTTATCCGCCATAGATACAAACGAAGCGCCATCCGCTACGAAGAGGTTTTTGCAATCAAAAGCCTGACAGTATTCATTGACAGGAGCTTTTTTAGCATCTTTACCCATCCTTGCCACACCTACTTCATGGATAATCCTTCCGGGAGCGTGCAACCCGTAGTTAGATTCCTTGCCTGCTTTATTCCATAGTAATCTTCCGCCCATGGTATGGATAATTTCTTCAAAAGTATCCTGCATATGCTTGGCTTGCAGAATCTCATAATCACTCCAGACATAATTGAAGCGAAGTACTGGTATACCCCATTGATCTACTACACCCGGATCAATTTCACAATAGTTACTTTCCAGTGCAACGGGTTCACCCCGTCCGCTAAAGCCAACAGAAGCACCATAAAAGCGGCGATAATCATTTTTGAGTTGCGCGCCATAGCCTCCACCGCCTTCAGGCCTTTCGCCTCCGCCACCTTCCGTAAACCAGCCATTATATCCCTGTATTCCTCCTGCAAAGCCATAAGAAGGCATGCTGCGCCCACCCCAGATCTCAATATGGTACCCTCTGGGAAAATCCAGTTTGGCTTTCTGGTTGTCAATCCACCAAGGCATGTACATATGCATGCCACCGACACCATCTTCATTATAAGGTATACCATCCATCATCTGAGGAAAAATTCCGCCCAGATCCCCTCCCGTAGAGTCCATCAGATACTTACCTACCATGCCGCTGGAATTGCCCAGGCCATTTGGATGACGAGATGATTTGGAATTTAGCATCAGACGAGCAGTTTCACAGGCGCTGGCAGCAAGCACTACGGCTTTGGCTTTGACAACATATTCCATGTTATCGTCTTTGCTGATATAGGACACTCCAGTGGCCAGCCCTTCATCATCGGTCAGTACTTCACGAGCCATAGCATTGGTGATCAGTGTCACGTTGCCAGTCTCCAAAGCAGGAGGGATCAGTACGGAAGGCGATGAGAAATTGGAATGCGTTGAACATCCTCTGTTGCACTGAGAACAATAGTGGCAGGCGGCTCTTTTGCCTACCGGACGTGTCAGAATTGACAGGCGGGAAGGGACCACAGGAACATCCAATTGATCACACGCTTTTTTCACCAGTAATTCATAAGCCCTGGGTTTGGGAGGGGGGAGAAAATGACCATCCGGCTCATTATCCAAGCCCAGGCTGCGGTCGTGGTTGACGCCAAACACCCCGATCATCTTATCAATTCTATCGTAATAAGGCTTAATATCAGTATAACTGATGGGCCAGTCATCGCCCAATCCGTCCACACTCTTTCTTTTGAAATCTTTCTCACCAAAACGAAGAGAAATTCTTCCCCAGTGATTCGTCCTTCCACCCAGCATCCTGGAACGGAACCAGTCAAACTGCGTACCTGCAACCCGGGTGTAGGGTTCCCCTTTAATATCCCAACCTCCAAATGCTGCATCAAACTCTCCAAAAGGCCTATGGGTACCAGCTCCTCTCCGGGGAGATTGATAAGGCCATTTAAACATATCCCCCTGAGCGGAATCAAACATGGGACCTGCCTCTAACAAGGCTACTTTGGCACCGGCTTCTGACAGTGTTTTGGCTGCCATCCCACCGCCGGCTCCAGAGCCTACTATACATACATCGTAAACAGTAGAACTTTCTTTAATCTGCATTGAGCTGTTTTTTTGGTATAAATTATAGAAGCTTTCACTGGTGCGCAACATAAAGTATAAATTTATATTGTTTGGAATGAAAATGAATAAGGAAAAACATCAGTGAATACTACTCAGCCCTCTCATAGGAGGGTAATTTGTAACTATCATAAATACATTGGAAAACTGAAATCCACTAAATCATTATTCAGAATTTCACTCTTGTCTTGTGTTCCAGGTATTATTTCGTGGGGATTAGAAAACAAGAGAAACACTTTGCTTTAATTTTTAGCAATAGTAAGGTTGATATGCCTAAATTATGTCCATTTATTATCATGCATAAATTTTGAGAAATAGAACATATAAAAAAATAGACCTCGTTCATTGTTAAGAACGAGGTCTACATTATCATTAAATCAAAATTTCTCTAAGTGCTTACTAGTGAGCTAACATTATTTTAAATAGTTATCCTTAATCATACGAAAGTTTTCCTGCACGGTGTTCTTTACCATAGCAGCAGTTATACAACTAAAAGCTTTCAGTCTCTTTTGATCTTTATCCAAGAGAGTGGCACTCATCATAATGATTTGAGTTTGGACATTATTTAGATAATACAGTGTCTCATATTGATTCAAAAAATCAAATCCATCATAACCGGGCATGCTCAAATCACATAAAATGATATCTGGGAAATCATGAGGAGCACATTCTTTGAGATATTCTAACGCCAGAAATGCATCGGACATGACCATCAACCGGACTTCTAGTCCACTTTGTTTGACCCATTCTTCGGCAACAAAATTATTGATTTCATCATCGTCTATAAGTAATATTTTTTTAGGAAGTCCCATTGTTTTTTTCTTTAATGAGAAAATATTCAGATAGTAAAAATTGCGAGAGCACTATCCTGATATCTACAAAAGATGCAAAAACCACTCGGAAAATAGGATTATTGCAGAATATATCAAAAAACACAACGATGTAATCAAGGTAAATCAATGTTTTTTTATGATTATTCTGTTGCAATATCATAAAAAGTTTAAGTTGATATTATAAATAATGGAATAATTTTAAAAAATTGTATATCAAACTATTATTTGTTTATTCAGTATGAAAGTTACTTTTTTAGATACTAAAACTGTGGGGAATCTCCCCAATTTGAACTTATTTGAGGAATTTGGGACATATCGTTCTTATGAAACAACTTCTCCAGATGAAGTAAAAACCAGAATCCATGATCAGGATGTTATCATCTCCAATAAGGTTTATATAGGCAGAGAAGCCATGAACCAAACACCGAGTCTTAAATTAATTTGTGTAGCAGCCACAGGAATGAATAATGTGGATCTCAATGCTGCAAAAGAGCTAAATATCGCTGTTAAAAATGTAGAAGATTATTCAACCGCTAGTGTTGCTCAGCACACCATATGTATGATCTTAAGCCTTTTGAGCCAGCCCACCTTTCATGACAATTATGTAAAATCTGGAACTTACAGTCAGAGTGATATCTTTACTTATCTTGGCGCACCCTTCTGGGAGCTAAAGGGCAAACGCTTGGGAATCATAGGCTTAGGAAATATTGGCAAAAAAGTGGCCAGCATTGCTGAAGCTTTTGATTGTGAGGTAGTATACTATTCCAGTTCGGGCAAAGACCGTCATGATCGTTATCAGAGGTTAGCTATAGACGAACTGATGCAAACTTCAGATATTGTGTCTATACATGCCCCCCTTAACGATGCTACCAGAGATCTGATCAACTATGAGCGGCTCATAATGATGAAGTCAGAAGCTATCTTAGTTAACACCGGAAGAGGAGGCATCATCCAGGAAGAAAACTTATGTAAAGCCCTTGATGAGGGAGTAATCAGGGGGGCGGCCATAGATGTATTTAGCCAGGAACCTCTTCCAAAAAATCATCCTTTTTTGAGCCTGAAACATCCTGAGAGAATACTTTTAACTCCTCACATCGCCTGGGCCAGTGTAGAAAGCCGCACCTTACTTATAGAAAAAGTATATCAGAATATTAAAGATTTTTTGAAGGAACGGCAGTAGGTGGGTGACGGTCATACAGGGATAACATTTCCTTGATTTTACGGGCAAGTTTTGCATCTGTATTACCGGGTTCCAGTCGCCACAGCCAGTTACCATTGGCGGTAGAGGGCACATTCATGATCGCTTCTTTGCCCAGTCCCAGAAAATCCTGCATAGGGACTACACATAGTTTGCTTACGGAAGACATGGCCGTGCGTACCAACTGATTAGCAGCATTTTTTTCAGTAACGGTACGGTTAAGGTATTTTCCCAGGTTCTTTTTCTCCTCTTCACTGGCTTCGGTAAACCAACCCAAACTGGTATTATTATCATGTGTACCCGTATAGACCACCGCATTTTGTGTATGGTGGTGGGGAATGTAAGTGTTCTGGGGCATTCCTTCGCCAAAAGCGAAAAGCAGGACCTTCATACCAGGCAGCTTGAAACGAGCCATCAGATCATACACTGGCTGGTCTATGTCTCCCAGATCTTCTGCAATGATGGGCATATCCGGATACTTTTTGCTCAGCTTTTTGAATAAGCGCTTACCCGGTCCTTTCTTCCAACTCCCATTGATTGCTGTTTTCTCCTCGGCAGGTACT harbors:
- a CDS encoding response regulator — translated: MGLPKKILLIDDDEINNFVAEEWVKQSGLEVRLMVMSDAFLALEYLKECAPHDFPDIILCDLSMPGYDGFDFLNQYETLYYLNNVQTQIIMMSATLLDKDQKRLKAFSCITAAMVKNTVQENFRMIKDNYLK
- a CDS encoding D-2-hydroxyacid dehydrogenase — protein: MKVTFLDTKTVGNLPNLNLFEEFGTYRSYETTSPDEVKTRIHDQDVIISNKVYIGREAMNQTPSLKLICVAATGMNNVDLNAAKELNIAVKNVEDYSTASVAQHTICMILSLLSQPTFHDNYVKSGTYSQSDIFTYLGAPFWELKGKRLGIIGLGNIGKKVASIAEAFDCEVVYYSSSGKDRHDRYQRLAIDELMQTSDIVSIHAPLNDATRDLINYERLIMMKSEAILVNTGRGGIIQEENLCKALDEGVIRGAAIDVFSQEPLPKNHPFLSLKHPERILLTPHIAWASVESRTLLIEKVYQNIKDFLKERQ